A region from the Candidatus Hydrogenedentota bacterium genome encodes:
- a CDS encoding NUDIX domain-containing protein — MNEKSDLAVSTGLIPDPLETPPQESPPSSPRVRVAAVIVEDGKLLMVRHVKGNESYWLLPGGGVDYGESLTEALERELVEEASVKIRVGDLVLANDSIAPDRSRHTVNLYFEAEIVSGVIQRGIDERVVEVRFIPLDELSSIRVFPDVREPLLKAIACGFTGTETYLGKLWKPA, encoded by the coding sequence ATGAACGAAAAGAGTGACTTGGCCGTTTCGACAGGATTGATTCCCGATCCGCTGGAGACGCCCCCGCAAGAGTCGCCGCCCAGTTCACCCAGGGTGCGCGTGGCGGCGGTCATCGTTGAGGATGGCAAGCTGTTGATGGTGCGTCATGTCAAAGGCAATGAGTCGTACTGGTTATTGCCCGGCGGGGGAGTGGACTACGGCGAATCGCTGACTGAAGCGCTGGAACGGGAACTGGTGGAAGAGGCGTCGGTCAAAATTCGAGTGGGCGACCTTGTGCTTGCCAATGACAGCATTGCGCCTGATCGTTCGCGGCACACGGTCAACCTCTATTTCGAGGCGGAAATCGTCTCGGGTGTCATACAACGAGGTATTGACGAGCGAGTTGTGGAGGTCCGTTTTATCCCCCTGGATGAACTTTCCTCGATTCGGGTGTTTCCTGATGTGAGGGAACCGCTGTTAAAGGCCATTGCCTGCGGGTTCACGGGAACGGAGACCTATCTCGGAAAGCTGTGGAAACCTGCCTGA